One Dethiosulfovibrio faecalis DNA window includes the following coding sequences:
- the iadA gene encoding beta-aspartyl-peptidase, whose product MFTLIKNVELYCPNRLGVGDILMAGGKIVWVGNSFPGRDLPNMDVIDGSGKIAVPGFVDGHVHIAGGGGEGGFSSRTPEAALSDLTEAGVTSVVGVLGTDSTCRYLGELLAKARSLREEGISAWALTGSYEIPVKTLMGSVKDDLILIDLFVGVGEVAISDHRSSQPTFEELSKLAASAHVGGMIGGKSGVINVHMGDGPALLSPIRKVVETTELGLGQFLPTHVNRNPDLFEDAIEYGLSGGQVDLTTSTTPQFLEEGEIKCSQGLKRLLDSGVPAERISFSSDGQGSLPFFDSDGTFTGLSIGTSRSLLPEVRDSVLQEGIPLETAVQVITSTPASIYRLPGKGRIAEGNDGDVVLLNREDLSVDSVFAMGRKMVQAGKAVVKGKFER is encoded by the coding sequence TTGTTTACTCTTATAAAAAACGTTGAACTGTATTGCCCCAACAGGCTGGGCGTAGGCGACATTCTGATGGCTGGAGGCAAGATCGTCTGGGTGGGAAACTCCTTTCCCGGAAGAGATCTGCCCAATATGGACGTGATCGACGGATCCGGCAAGATAGCGGTTCCCGGATTCGTGGACGGTCACGTTCATATAGCCGGAGGAGGCGGAGAAGGGGGGTTCTCATCCAGAACTCCCGAGGCGGCTCTTTCGGATCTGACAGAGGCCGGGGTGACCTCGGTCGTAGGGGTTTTGGGAACCGACTCCACCTGTAGATATCTCGGAGAGCTTCTCGCCAAGGCCAGATCCCTGAGGGAAGAGGGGATTTCAGCATGGGCTTTAACCGGATCCTACGAGATTCCGGTAAAAACTCTCATGGGCTCGGTTAAGGACGATCTGATACTGATAGACCTGTTCGTAGGGGTAGGAGAGGTGGCCATCTCTGATCACCGTTCGTCTCAGCCTACCTTCGAGGAGCTCTCCAAATTGGCTGCCTCGGCCCACGTGGGCGGAATGATAGGAGGCAAGTCGGGGGTCATAAACGTCCATATGGGAGACGGTCCGGCATTGCTATCCCCCATAAGAAAGGTGGTGGAGACCACCGAGCTGGGGCTGGGGCAGTTCCTTCCGACCCACGTCAACAGAAACCCCGATCTTTTCGAGGACGCCATAGAATACGGGCTTTCCGGAGGTCAGGTGGACCTCACGACCAGCACCACCCCACAGTTTCTGGAGGAGGGCGAGATCAAGTGCAGCCAAGGGCTCAAGAGACTGCTGGACTCGGGGGTTCCGGCGGAGCGGATAAGCTTCAGTTCCGACGGTCAGGGAAGCCTTCCCTTTTTCGACTCCGACGGGACTTTTACCGGCCTGTCCATCGGGACGTCAAGGTCGCTCCTGCCCGAGGTCAGGGACTCGGTGCTACAGGAGGGCATACCTCTCGAGACAGCCGTTCAGGTGATAACCTCCACTCCCGCCTCGATCTACAGACTGCCCGGCAAGGGAAGAATAGCCGAGGGGAACGACGGAGACGTCGTCCTGCTGAACCGGGAGGACCTCTCGGTGGACTCGGTGTTCGCCATGGGACGGAAGATGGTCCAGGCCGGAAAGGCCGTAGTCAAGGGGAAGTTCGAGAGGTAA